The DNA window ATTCAAGCTACCGATTTCCGATCGAACTGACAAGCGGCCCCACCTGGCGGAAACCGCGACCAGACCCTCGGCGTCGGCGGTTTCGCCAAGGAAAACTCGTCCCACAAGGGGCCTCGCGTCTCCTCATCAAGGCGGTCGGATTTCATCGGTTGCAACGGCAGTCGCGTTTGTCCCTTGCTGTTTCCGGTCTGCCTCCGGAGATTCGCACCTGGAAAGCGGACGAACGTCTCTATAATAAGCGGTCGGACTGGTATGCCAGGTCGCGCATGCGGCGCATGGCGTCGGCATTTGCCCGTTGCAGGTAACGGGTTAGACGAATCTTGGAAGAGGATTGGGAAGGCTCACGCTCATGTCGCAGATCATCAGCCCGGCCGCAGTCTGTCTGGTTCGCCTGCAGGAACTGGGTGACCCGCAGATTGCCCAGCATTCCCAGCGATTTTTCAAAACCGGGCCCGGCGAATACGGTGAGGGCGACCTGTTCCTGGGGATACGCGTGCCCGTGTTACGGCGACTGGTGCGGGAATTTCGCACTTGCGATGAAAGCGACCTGGCGGAGCTGATGGCTTCGCCCTGGCACGAGGCCCGCCTGTTGGGGCTGTTGATTCTGGTCGACCAGTATCAGCGGGGTGAGGAACCAGAGAAACGGCGTTGTCATGTGTTTTATCGCCGTCATCTGGATCGCGTTAACAACTGGGATCTGGTTGACAGTTCGGCGCCGACCATCGTGGGTGACTATTTACGACGTCGCAGCCGAGGCTACCTGCACCAGCTGGCCCGTTCCCGGAGCCTGTGGCGCCGGCGGATTGCGATTATTGCCACGCTGGCCATGATCCGGGAGGACGATTGGGACGAGACCCTGGCGCTGGCGGAGAAGCTACTGCAGGATCCGGCCGACTTGCTGCACAAGGCGGTCGGCTGGATGCTGCGCGAAGTGGGGAAGCGGGATGCGGCCGTGCTGGCCCGTTTTTTGGAACGGCATGCGGCTTGCATGCCTCGAACCATGCTGCGGTATGCGATCGAATCGATGCCGGAGCCGGACCGAAGATATTATCGCGAGTTGCCCAGGAAATCGCCCGAGGAGACGTAATCCGCTGTCGCGGAGACTCCGGCAAAAGGGGGGATCGGTGGTTTGATCCGTCCAGCACCCTGGACGACCAGCGATCGAGATGTACGGCAGCCGTCCGTTGCGGGAAGTTCCGCGGCGATTAATGAAAGAACGCTCAACGAGGGTTTGCATGAATATCAAAGCCGCTTCGCGCAGCGACGAGCTGGATCTTTTTTCTGAAGAGGTGCGGCGGGGTCTTCGCGATCAGCCGAAACGTTTGCCCTGCAAGTATTTTTACGACGAGCATGGCTCCCAGCTGTTCGACCAGATCTGCCTGCTGGACGAGTACTACCTGACCCGCT is part of the Lignipirellula cremea genome and encodes:
- a CDS encoding DNA alkylation repair protein — translated: MSQIISPAAVCLVRLQELGDPQIAQHSQRFFKTGPGEYGEGDLFLGIRVPVLRRLVREFRTCDESDLAELMASPWHEARLLGLLILVDQYQRGEEPEKRRCHVFYRRHLDRVNNWDLVDSSAPTIVGDYLRRRSRGYLHQLARSRSLWRRRIAIIATLAMIREDDWDETLALAEKLLQDPADLLHKAVGWMLREVGKRDAAVLARFLERHAACMPRTMLRYAIESMPEPDRRYYRELPRKSPEET